The sequence TCGTTTGTCATTGAAGACACTTGAAGAGAGCTATTATATCTTGATCATGAAAGGGTAAGATGTAATGGAAAGCTTTGAGATCTCACTTGTGCATGTATAAGGTTACTTTAAGGATACATATCAATATTTTATGCTCATTGGAATGATTGCCTGACAATGATTCACTTGTTCTGTTAGAAAGGACCTTTggagaaaacagaaatgaacaaaaaaaaaattttctgaTCATGAGTCATGACATCTGGCTGAGCACTCCAAAAGAatcaatattattttattaatgttatattttcttATGGTGTTTTACCATAGTATTCTACATCTATTTCCTTGCTtagaagttgttgttgttgttgttgtgttgttgttttttttgttgttgttgttgttttttcattttatttattcatatttatacaaaGTGCCATTACTGAGATTAGACAGTAATGATGCTAAAACATGCAAAGATTACAAGAatcattaagaaataaaaaataaataaaataaaatatgcaaatggaaaaaaagaagcaagTTCCTCATATGAGAGGAAACAAACCCTATGGTAGTAATTAGATTCAAAGTATGGCAATATGaaacaattcaatttattaaagatatatgatttaaaataaagagaaaaacataaaataccTAAAGGTTATTGGAGAATAACATAAAATTATGTATGAGACATTATTATTGATGAGGAACAAAAATGGAAAGAATTAACATTCCCAAGTTAGTTTCTAAATTCATTCTTTCTGTATTTGAACATGTTGGTATGTGTGTAACTGCAGACAGACAGCTAGTGAAGGCCAACACAGAGATCACGGTGATTTGTATGCATTCTGGGTTAGTGTTGAGTGAGTGACCTTCCCAATAAATAATTTCCCAATCATTTAGAGCAGATAGTTTGAAAGTTATGTCAAAgtatttcaaataaaacaagACTAATTTCTATGCAAAGcatcaaataaaatgaacatgGATTTACAATGATCTTCTTGTGCACGTTAACTGGTTCCTGTTTCAATTATGATGTTGATTCTTGGATTAGCTTTAACAAACAAGATCATTCGATGGCTTCTTTGTGTCACAGCATGGATTAATGTAATGCTAATATAAGAAGAGCCTCGCTGGGAAAAAGAGCTCAGTTTCAGCTGGAGTTCTAAATTTAAATATCTATTATACAGTAGAAATAAGAGCAATGTGCACTCGAGGAAAACTGAGACGGAattgattttcatttaaaactaaGCACcatgaaaatataataaataactcGAAGACAACCAGAGCACCCATATAATAGCACCGCGAGCCATAATTGCATAATAATCAGGCAGAGGTATATAACCTGTATGTCACAGTGTTTTGATAATGAATACCTTTGATTTAGGTTTTTGTGTTTCTCCATAGGAGATGGATGAATCCTATGGAGAAACACAAAACCTAAATCAATTCAAGACAGATTTCTTCCATTCTCAGCAAAAATGTGCTTGATGAAAGAAAACTTGCTCGTtcattttttctgtctttttaacCTGATTGGCTGAAGGGGTCATTGCCCTGGATGGATAAATTTCAGTTTTTCACACACAGATGGTCAACAAGCTACTCAGTATCACAAACCCAGGTCACATTAAGGATTCTCAGTATGCAGTACACTTTCACACTGACCAGCGACTCCTTAAGGCTGTTAATCAGCTCTGCCCTGTGTAATTACTTTTGATTTGAGTTTATCGGATCTTTTATGTGAATTAAAATCAAACCATTAGACTACAGCACACAGCTCCTTGTGTTTTACATGGATGAATGCTTTAGTCTCTGAGGAATATTCTCAATTGCATTACAATATTCTTTGTTCTCTGGCTGCAATTTTCTTTGCCTGCTAACGGGATATCAAAACAAACTTGTAGTCTAAGCAGAAAAAAGTGATAAATACGCTTTAATACAGCATCTATAATCAGCATTATACTACCTTTGTATATAGTGTTTATGATGATTTGGAAAAGTTGCTTGTTGCCATCTAACAAAACCTCATGAGAGGATAAGGTTAATAAATACTTTAACTGTTAACGACTAGTAATGATATCTCTATTATGTTAGTAAGTCAGTGAAGCTCAAATTAAGTGCAAATGCattcattaaaaacagaaatagaccactgagagaaataaaataattcttatACCAAAATAACCTGGAAGCTGATTTCTATATTTTCCACAGAACTTAGCCAGTGCAGCTGtattattaacaaacaaacaaagctgcAAATGGCTGTGATAAAACACATGGGATTTGTGGTCTTCTCTATAAAGATTTTCATAAGCAGTtatataaacaagaaaaacagtgCCATACAGCAAAACATTATACTCTCATCATTCACTTTATTATgaacacctgcacatttatGCGGTTATGTAATATCAGGTGGAAGCTGCAGAATGCATAACATCATACAGATAAGTATCAAGAGCTTTAGATATTGTTCATATCAAAcataagaataaagaaaatgtctGAACTCtcaatatttcagaaactgctgatatcctgggattttcactTAGAGCTTATACAGTGTGGTGTACAAACTGTATAATATCAGGAGAACATATCAGGTtctactcctgtcagccaagaacaggactCTGAGGCTGTCTTGAGCACAGACTGTGCAGAAAACAATGACCTGGTCTTAGTTAAACAACTTAAGAGCATAGCACTTTTGATGGCAGAGAagctcatttttaaaaatagctgCATATCTCTTTCTTGCAATAATTCTGGTCCACCAGCATCACCAAGCTGTTGTATTCTTATTTTGTGATTCTTTTCCCCAAAATTCTTTCAGgtgttgtttctttttgtcaGTTTCTGCCTTCAGTCTCATCATGCTCTTATGCTCAGTTGGGTTAAGGTCTAATGAATGATCTGGCCAGTCTACAACCTTTTACTTTCCGCCCGATAAAGTCCTTTGTTatgttggcagtgtgttttggatcattgtcttgctgcatgataAAGTTTTTCCCAATTAGATTGAATGAATTTCTCTGTAAAGTGGCAGACAGACTGTTTCTGTAGACttcatcaataaagattagtgagactgttccagaagcagccatgcaagccTAAGCCATGACAATACCTCCACTGTACTTGACAGATGATcttgtatgttttggatcatgagcagatccttACTTCCTCCACATTTTGTCCTTTCCATTACTTTATCTTGAATCCAGAAATTTTGTGGCTCATGTATTTAATTCTTTTGTGAATTCAAACCTGGCCTTCTGATTTTAACAACTGATGACTGGTTTGCATCTTGTGGTTTGGCTTCTCTATTTCTCCTCTCAAAGTCTTCTTTGAACAGAGTACTGTAATATCTTTACCCTGTCCTGTGGAGGTTGTTGTTCATGCTATTAATTGTTACAGCTCTCACAATGATTCGCTCATCAACTGCTATTGTTTTCGATGTCTGCTCTGATAAGCACACCAttagtttctttatttttcagacaTTTCATTCAAGATTCAATACTTATATACGGTATACAACCTgcagtgaaattatttttcttAGGAGAAGTCTTTACTTGTTAAAAATACATTAGAGCACAGCAACATATCCCAGCTTAGAAGATGGGGCaaaagcacagggtcagccatgataaagCACCCCTTGAGAAGAAAGGGTCAATGACCTTGCTTAAGTATGACaatgctgaggcttgaaccacCAAAATTGCAATCAACAATCCAAAGCCATGACCATCTGAGCCATCAACATCCACTTCCAATTTGTTGTATTGGTATAGCTCAGTGCTTATGCTTATACTTGTTCTAATtgattttccttcttttctcagGTACAAAATCACATGCTTTTCTCCCATAGATAAATCTCTGGacttcatgttggtttatcctttttaacaacaaatgccTTCTTAACAGGTACAACCTAAATACACAAAAACCAAAGAGCTTTCATCACTGAAAAGacaccagcattttatttatctttgatgttttggggctgttttGTGGTTACTGGACGAGACTCTTATTCAGATGGTACCAGGACCAAggtgatttaaattaaattgatatTGTCTGGGACAGGAGATTAAGACTTGCCCTAATAACAGAACTCAAGTCCCTTTGGCAGATATATGTTTTTGACTGATTAACGGGGAACAGACTGAAAGAAAAATTTTAGAAATGAGAATTatgctaaaataaaaactattgtGAGCCTAAATGTTTCTATCACTCATTATATGTGTATTATCAGCATTTGTACACATTCAAAATCTTTCTCTCGGTCTGCTTCTGATAACTGTTTGATCTGGTAAAGGATTAATATTTACAGTCTTCTATTATTTTTGCAATAGGTACAGTGCTGAGTACCTTCTGACTTTTGGTACTTTAAAACAAATTCATattgaactctctctctctctctctcaccaacacacacacacacacacacacacacacacacacacacacacacacacacacacacacacacacaccacacacacacaagcacagagagacagaaagagagagagagagagagagagagagagagagagagagagagagagagagagagagtacactAACAATATCAGCAATCATACATATTCTACAGTTACATACAGTTATCTGGAGTTAAATCAATACCGTTATTTGATCATGTATAATTTCTAACAGAAAAATGTAGAAGGCTGCTCCAGTTTCGCGGAATGAGTTCTGgagtaaaatgtttcttttcgcAAAAGCACGcttgtattattacattttgtgtattCAAATGCAATTAACTGCATAAATATTTTGCCATTAACTATTTGATAAGTATGTTACGATTTAGATGCTTAAGCAGTTATCGGTCATCAAAACAATGAAGCGAGCAGAAACGTGAACTATTCTGGCGCAGACCGCACGGggaacaaatacatacatacatacatacatacatacatacatacatacatacatacatacatacatacatacatacatacatacgcaagcaagtaaataaattcaataagatagatagatagatagatagatagatagatagatagatagatagatagatagatagatagatagatagatagatcttatCTATATGCATATATAGTAGTCTACTGTCAGATTTATGGACAGACACAGAAGATGTCGTTATGGCACTAATGCAGACCGTCCGTGCGTAAAAGATGTGCCATAACCAAGACCAGCTGTTTTTGGTTCGGCGACAACTGCAGACGAAATATCTGCAGACGAAAAGTAAAACAAACGTTATTTCGGAAGTTTAAAAATGCATCCTATACGCACATTATTGTTAATTTCAAAATAacgcgtttttttttttttttgttttttttttttagcgctCTTTAAACGCACCTAATACTAGACAAGACGTGAGATTAGTTCTCGCCTTTCTGTTTAAATTAAGAGATAAAGTAGTCACAACTTCCTATAAATCCTTTAAAGTCATTTGAGGCCAAAGACTAAACAAAACGCCAGGAGCGAGACGTGGTGGTGACGTCAGGAGGTGCGATGCGCCGGCAGGAACGCGCATTTCTCAATCCCAGTCTATGTTGCGCACCTGCCAAAATCACCTCCGCGTAACAGCGCCTTCACGGACAGGACTTATATGAATAAGGCGCGATGAATTTTAGCCGGTCTCGCTCTTTTGCAGGCGCACCACGGAACATCAACTCGGGCTCCACCGACGAGCTGGTAATCACCTCCACTTTTGGCACGCTGCTCTCGCTTGTTTACGTAGTTGGCGTTTCGGGAAACGTGTACACTCTGGTCGTGATGTGCCACTCGATTCGCTTCGCTACCTCCATGTACGTCTCTATCATAAACTTGGCGCTCGCGGACTTGCTGTACCTCTCCACGATCCCATTCGTGGTGTGCACGTACTTCCTCAAGGACTGGTACTTCGGGGATGTGGGCTGTCGCATACTGCTCAGTTTGGATCTCCTCACCATGCACGCAAGCATCTTCACCTTAACCGTGATGTGCTTGGAACGCTACTTGGCTGTGACGAAGCCTCTGGACAACGTGAAGCGCTCAAAAAGCTATCGGAAAACTATGGCTTGGGGGGTGTGGATACTCTCTCTGATCTTAACCATGCCTATGATAATCATGGTGAACCAGACGAGCAGAAAGGCCGCTGACGGAGGCGTTAAACGCATGTGCGCTCCCACTTGGGCACCTCATGCGTATAAGATTTACCTGACTGTTCTGTTTTGCACCAGTATCATGGCGCCTGGCCTTATCATTGGCTACCTGTACACCAGATTAGCCAGGACATACCTTGAATCCCAGAGAAGCACGGCTCTAAATAAGGGCAATAAGCGATCACCTAAG is a genomic window of Tachysurus fulvidraco isolate hzauxx_2018 chromosome 8, HZAU_PFXX_2.0, whole genome shotgun sequence containing:
- the LOC113639027 gene encoding urotensin-2 receptor, which gives rise to MNFSRSRSFAGAPRNINSGSTDELVITSTFGTLLSLVYVVGVSGNVYTLVVMCHSIRFATSMYVSIINLALADLLYLSTIPFVVCTYFLKDWYFGDVGCRILLSLDLLTMHASIFTLTVMCLERYLAVTKPLDNVKRSKSYRKTMAWGVWILSLILTMPMIIMVNQTSRKAADGGVKRMCAPTWAPHAYKIYLTVLFCTSIMAPGLIIGYLYTRLARTYLESQRSTALNKGNKRSPKQKVLIMIFTIVLVFWACFLPFWIWQLLPLYHEPLGLAPHIRTCINYLVACLTYSNSCINPFLYTLLTKNYREYLKNRHKSFYRYTSSFKKRPPSLYSWGKSGSSSNQFEFNSETLVMSQLKVQ